A genomic window from Caballeronia sp. SBC1 includes:
- a CDS encoding PLP-dependent aminotransferase family protein: protein MASRMSSAMWTQRFQRSAESNISLQGQIRQMLVAAILDGQMSVDTALPSSRELADQLSVARNTVVLAYQQLVEEGYLISRERSGHFVNPAMLEGRHGFVPTQTVAANEAVGRPDWTRRIERLPSLQRNIVKQASWQNYEFPFIYGQFDQTLFPTSDWRECCMKALSVMEIRNWAPDLIERDDDTLIQQIRTRVLPRRGVFAMPDEIVVTMGAQQALYLIADLLANERTTIGFENPGYPDARNIFLNRNAPLLPLPVDEGGVRPVADAHLLAQCDYVYVTPSHQCPTTATLPLERRHALLELAQKHDFVVIEDDYESENNFSGGPHPALKSLDTADRVLYVGSLSKSFAPGLRLGYVVGPRDLIRELRALRRLMVRHPAAYIQRAFATFLALGHHDALLRRLAFAYKERAEALSVALDAHLPEVRHARITGGSSCWVEGPPWLDATRLAAEAEAHGILIELGSVFFMEGLEQRQCFRMGFSAIKQEKIEPGVRALAELVRAQRPKA, encoded by the coding sequence ATGGCTAGCCGGATGTCGTCGGCAATGTGGACGCAGCGGTTCCAGCGTTCGGCTGAATCCAATATAAGCCTGCAAGGGCAGATTCGGCAGATGCTGGTGGCCGCCATTCTCGACGGGCAGATGTCCGTTGATACCGCGTTGCCCTCGAGTCGCGAACTGGCCGATCAGTTGAGCGTGGCCCGCAATACGGTTGTGCTCGCTTACCAGCAGTTGGTGGAAGAGGGTTATCTGATTTCCCGGGAGCGCAGCGGGCACTTCGTCAATCCGGCCATGCTCGAAGGCCGGCACGGGTTTGTACCTACGCAAACCGTCGCGGCGAACGAGGCAGTCGGGCGCCCCGACTGGACCCGGCGCATTGAGCGTTTGCCGTCCCTGCAGCGCAATATTGTCAAGCAGGCGAGTTGGCAGAACTACGAGTTTCCCTTTATTTACGGCCAGTTCGATCAAACGCTCTTTCCGACGAGCGACTGGCGCGAGTGCTGCATGAAGGCGCTGTCCGTCATGGAAATCCGCAACTGGGCGCCGGACCTGATCGAACGCGACGACGACACGCTGATCCAGCAGATTCGCACGCGCGTCCTGCCGCGTCGCGGCGTCTTCGCGATGCCCGACGAAATTGTCGTCACGATGGGCGCACAGCAGGCGCTTTATCTGATCGCCGACCTGTTGGCGAACGAGCGCACGACGATCGGTTTCGAGAACCCCGGCTACCCGGATGCACGCAATATTTTCCTGAATCGCAACGCGCCGCTGCTGCCTCTGCCGGTTGACGAAGGCGGCGTGCGTCCGGTCGCCGACGCCCATCTGCTGGCGCAATGCGACTACGTGTACGTGACGCCGAGCCATCAGTGCCCGACCACGGCGACCCTGCCGCTCGAACGCAGGCACGCGCTCCTGGAACTCGCGCAAAAGCATGATTTCGTTGTGATCGAGGACGACTACGAGAGTGAAAATAATTTCTCGGGCGGCCCGCATCCGGCGCTGAAGAGCCTGGATACCGCCGACCGCGTGCTCTATGTGGGCAGCTTGTCGAAGAGTTTCGCCCCGGGCTTGCGACTGGGTTATGTGGTGGGCCCGCGTGACCTGATTCGCGAGTTGCGGGCATTGCGGCGGCTGATGGTGCGGCATCCAGCAGCGTACATTCAGCGCGCATTCGCGACCTTTCTAGCGCTGGGTCATCACGATGCGTTGCTGCGGCGGCTCGCCTTCGCCTACAAGGAGCGCGCGGAAGCACTCAGCGTAGCGCTCGACGCTCATCTGCCGGAAGTCCGTCACGCGCGGATTACCGGTGGCTCCTCGTGCTGGGTCGAAGGGCCGCCGTGGCTTGACGCGACCCGTCTCGCGGCTGAAGCCGAGGCGCACGGCATCCTGATCGAGCTGGGTAGCGTGTTTTTCATGGAGGGGCTGGAACAGCGCCAATGCTTCCGCATGGGCTTTTCGGCGATCAAGCAGGAAAAGATCGAACCCGGTGTGCGCGCGCTGGCGGAGCTTGTTCGGGCGCAACGTCCGAAGGCGTGA
- a CDS encoding aldehyde dehydrogenase family protein, translating to MNGHISAVEMAKAAVTDSVEQDVAELVARARAAQQGFEHAGQEVLDAAAAAAAWAIMEPGRNRQLADLAVRDTGLGNADDKFRKNYRKTLGLLRDLRGAKTCGVINRDSATGIVEIARSVGVVAAITPSTNPAATPANKIINALKCGNAVIVAPSPKGYSSCALLIEFIHAQFAKAGLSPDLVQVLPPPITKAATAALLRQCDLVVATGSQANVRMAYTSGTPAFGVGAGNVASIVAASADLNDAARKIRISKTFDNATSCSSENSVVIVEAVYRPALNALAENGGVLLDTAQKERLQAAMWTGGKLSAHCTAKSAVEIARLAGLDDVAAKAPAFLMVEEDGFGETYPFSGEKLSPVLTVYRAKDFDDAASVVQRIYAYMGAGHSVGLHSADPAEAVQLGMNLPVARVISNQAHCLATGGNFDNGLPFSLSMGCGTWGRNNFSENLGFRHYLNITRIAYPIEERVPEMDDLLGDFFKRYGR from the coding sequence ATGAACGGACACATCAGCGCAGTGGAAATGGCGAAGGCCGCCGTCACCGATAGCGTCGAACAGGACGTGGCGGAACTGGTCGCACGGGCGCGTGCGGCGCAGCAAGGTTTCGAACATGCGGGGCAGGAGGTCCTGGACGCAGCGGCCGCTGCCGCCGCGTGGGCGATCATGGAGCCGGGGCGAAACCGGCAACTGGCGGACCTTGCCGTACGAGACACGGGTCTGGGCAACGCCGACGACAAGTTCCGCAAGAACTATCGGAAGACGCTTGGTCTGCTGCGTGATTTGCGCGGAGCCAAAACCTGCGGGGTGATCAACCGTGATTCAGCCACCGGGATTGTCGAGATCGCACGCTCGGTGGGTGTGGTTGCGGCGATTACGCCTTCGACCAACCCGGCCGCCACGCCCGCCAACAAGATCATCAACGCGCTGAAATGCGGCAATGCAGTAATCGTTGCACCATCGCCGAAGGGATATTCGTCATGCGCGTTGCTGATCGAATTCATCCACGCGCAATTCGCTAAGGCGGGCTTGTCCCCGGATCTCGTTCAGGTGCTACCGCCGCCGATCACCAAGGCGGCGACAGCAGCCCTTCTACGGCAGTGTGACCTCGTGGTCGCGACGGGATCGCAGGCCAATGTTCGCATGGCTTACACGAGCGGCACGCCCGCGTTCGGTGTAGGTGCAGGGAACGTGGCGTCGATTGTCGCTGCATCGGCGGATCTTAATGATGCGGCGCGGAAGATTCGCATTTCCAAAACCTTCGATAATGCCACCAGTTGTTCGTCTGAAAACAGCGTCGTGATTGTGGAGGCGGTGTATCGGCCTGCACTCAACGCACTCGCTGAAAACGGCGGAGTGTTACTCGACACGGCCCAAAAAGAACGCCTGCAAGCGGCAATGTGGACGGGGGGCAAACTCTCGGCGCACTGCACCGCGAAGTCGGCCGTTGAGATCGCCCGGCTAGCGGGTCTGGATGACGTCGCGGCCAAGGCGCCCGCTTTTCTGATGGTCGAGGAAGACGGGTTCGGCGAGACGTACCCGTTTTCGGGCGAAAAGCTTTCACCTGTACTGACCGTTTACCGCGCGAAGGATTTCGATGACGCTGCCTCTGTCGTGCAGCGCATCTACGCGTACATGGGCGCGGGTCATTCGGTCGGGCTGCATTCCGCCGATCCGGCCGAGGCCGTGCAACTCGGCATGAACTTACCGGTTGCCCGCGTTATCTCCAATCAGGCGCATTGCCTCGCAACGGGCGGCAATTTCGACAACGGCCTGCCGTTTTCGCTGTCGATGGGTTGCGGCACCTGGGGCCGCAACAACTTCTCCGAGAACCTCGGCTTTCGCCACTACCTGAACATCACGCGGATCGCATATCCCATCGAAGAACGGGTTCCGGAGATGGACGATCTGCTCGGCGATTTCTTCAAGAGGTACGGACGATGA
- a CDS encoding IclR family transcriptional regulator, translating into MTIADTPTLRAFALLEHLVKAEGPVSLADIAQDVDLPKPSLHRMLASLEAGGLVIRDPGHKNAYVIGPRLAQLGLGVVMHSGARRLRHAILGRLVADLGETCNLTMLHETEVLYLDRMEAPWPLRLDLKPGSKVPAYCTASGKLLLAMMLSREQRSALVRALKIERFTPNTITDPEMLEAELDRTAHKRIGIDNEEFLAGIACVAVPVMNKDGMSIAAIAVHAPVSRAPLSRSLEFVPRLQEAARELANTF; encoded by the coding sequence ATGACCATCGCTGATACACCGACACTGCGTGCCTTCGCGCTGCTCGAGCATCTCGTCAAAGCGGAAGGTCCGGTGTCGCTCGCCGACATCGCGCAGGACGTCGATTTGCCGAAACCATCGCTGCACCGCATGCTGGCTTCGCTGGAAGCGGGCGGCCTCGTGATCCGCGATCCGGGCCACAAGAACGCCTATGTGATCGGCCCGCGTCTCGCGCAACTCGGGCTGGGCGTGGTCATGCACTCAGGCGCACGGCGTCTGCGCCACGCCATTCTCGGGCGGCTGGTGGCGGACCTCGGGGAAACCTGCAACCTCACGATGCTGCACGAAACCGAAGTGCTGTATCTGGACCGCATGGAAGCGCCCTGGCCTCTGCGGCTTGATCTCAAGCCCGGGTCGAAGGTACCGGCCTATTGCACCGCCAGCGGCAAGTTGCTGCTGGCCATGATGCTGTCGCGCGAACAGCGTTCCGCGCTCGTGCGCGCGCTCAAGATCGAACGCTTCACGCCGAATACCATCACCGACCCCGAAATGCTCGAAGCCGAACTCGATCGCACCGCGCACAAGCGCATTGGTATCGACAACGAGGAATTTCTCGCGGGCATCGCCTGCGTTGCAGTGCCTGTGATGAACAAGGACGGCATGAGCATTGCCGCCATCGCCGTGCATGCGCCGGTCTCACGTGCGCCGCTATCTCGCTCGCTCGAATTCGTGCCGCGCCTGCAGGAAGCAGCGCGGGAGCTGGCAAACACGTTCTAA
- a CDS encoding IclR family transcriptional regulator produces the protein MKDALSSASNASSHAPSHAAVQQEQLPEDTRVLRALIVVEHLAAAGQPFSLSQLSARLHIPKATLTRMIDSLEALGYVTHIPDSRGADRGITLGPRATQLALTMLANSTFTRSCRALLRGLVDVLGESCNLTVLDGDAVLYVERVETNEPLRLHMQPGMRVPLHCTASGKLFLSQMAPAERALVLARMQLKAHTYRTFTDPTLLGAELDRLASRGLGIDNEEFVRGMVAIAVPVRKPGGIGVLASLAVHAPTARASLDDLLKNVPKLKETAARLAPLLHADATPQR, from the coding sequence ATGAAAGACGCCTTGAGTTCCGCGTCAAATGCTTCGTCCCATGCTCCTTCACATGCTGCCGTGCAACAGGAACAGCTTCCCGAGGACACCCGCGTTCTGCGCGCACTCATCGTTGTCGAGCACCTTGCCGCGGCCGGACAACCGTTCTCACTGTCGCAACTGTCTGCACGCCTGCATATTCCGAAGGCGACCTTGACGCGCATGATCGATTCGCTGGAAGCACTGGGCTATGTCACACACATACCTGATTCGCGCGGTGCCGACCGTGGCATAACCCTCGGTCCGCGTGCCACTCAACTCGCGCTGACCATGCTCGCGAACAGCACGTTTACCCGCTCCTGCCGCGCGTTACTGCGCGGACTTGTCGATGTGCTCGGAGAGAGCTGCAATCTCACCGTGCTCGATGGCGACGCCGTGCTTTACGTTGAACGCGTGGAGACGAACGAGCCCCTGCGCCTGCACATGCAGCCCGGTATGCGCGTGCCGCTGCATTGCACGGCGAGCGGCAAGCTGTTCCTGTCGCAGATGGCGCCTGCCGAGCGCGCGCTTGTCCTCGCGCGGATGCAACTCAAGGCACATACCTATCGCACGTTCACGGACCCGACCCTGCTCGGCGCGGAACTTGACCGGCTGGCTTCACGGGGTCTTGGTATAGACAATGAGGAATTCGTACGAGGGATGGTGGCGATTGCCGTGCCCGTGCGCAAACCCGGCGGTATCGGCGTGCTAGCGTCGCTGGCCGTGCATGCGCCGACCGCGCGGGCAAGCCTGGACGACTTGCTTAAGAACGTGCCGAAACTCAAGGAGACTGCGGCGCGCCTCGCCCCTTTGCTTCACGCGGACGCAACGCCACAACGTTAG
- a CDS encoding IclR family transcriptional regulator translates to MSTSNQSNAAAVRAFRVLETLAQAGHPLSMTELVDALALPKQTVHRILVQLTDAYLITRGAGDRLYECSPRVRSLAVNVLMHAGPAAARHALLEQLVEKIGETCNLTMLSGNDVVYVDRVETEWPLRMHLQPGSHVPLHCSASGKLLLSFMPRERRERMIETLPLRAYSERTIIDRDALRKELSTTRRRLLAINNQEHLQGLIAIAVPVMLDRNRACAAIAVQAPIGRVALDDLLAFVPDLRLAAEETAKTFHD, encoded by the coding sequence GTGTCGACATCCAACCAATCCAACGCCGCCGCCGTGCGTGCGTTTCGGGTATTAGAAACGCTGGCCCAGGCGGGCCACCCTCTTTCAATGACCGAACTCGTCGACGCACTCGCGCTGCCCAAGCAGACGGTTCATCGCATCCTTGTGCAGTTGACGGATGCGTACCTCATTACGCGCGGCGCTGGCGACCGGTTATACGAATGTTCGCCACGCGTGCGCTCGCTCGCGGTCAACGTCCTGATGCATGCCGGTCCGGCAGCGGCGCGCCATGCGCTACTCGAACAACTGGTGGAAAAGATCGGTGAGACATGCAACCTGACAATGTTGTCGGGCAACGACGTGGTCTATGTCGATCGCGTGGAAACAGAGTGGCCGCTGCGCATGCATCTGCAGCCGGGTTCGCACGTGCCCCTGCACTGTTCGGCAAGCGGCAAGCTGCTGCTGAGCTTCATGCCCCGCGAACGGCGCGAGAGGATGATCGAGACGCTGCCATTGCGAGCCTACTCGGAACGGACCATCATCGACCGCGATGCCTTGCGAAAGGAACTAAGCACGACGCGCCGGCGCCTGCTCGCGATCAACAACCAGGAGCACTTGCAGGGACTGATCGCCATTGCGGTCCCGGTGATGCTCGATCGCAATCGCGCGTGTGCGGCTATCGCCGTGCAAGCGCCAATTGGCCGCGTCGCGCTCGACGACCTGCTCGCCTTCGTCCCCGACCTGCGCCTCGCCGCCGAAGAAACGGCGAAGACATTCCACGATTGA
- a CDS encoding GMC family oxidoreductase: MARSFDYVIVGAGSAGCVLANRLSENGRYSVCLLEAGPPDRYLWIHIPIGYGKTMFHPVYNWGFKTDPDPNMNDRQLYWPRGRTLGGSSSINGLIYVRGQKNDYDHWSALGNRGWSWQECLPYFRRLEHNELGASPTRGVDGPLWASTIKQRHELVDAFIAASNKIGVRTVDDFNSGDQEGVGYYQLTTRKGWRCSTAVAYLKPARRRPNLHVETDALASKIIFEGTRAAGIRYLQHGQMQEVRANREVLLAAGALQSPQLLQVSGVGPAKLLGDFGIPVVANRPGVGENLQDHLQVRLIYEVSRPISTNNLLHSWRGRAKMGLQWALFREGPLAVGINQGGLFCRALPDEAKTPDIQFHFSTLSADSAGGDVHAFPGCTYSICQLRPESRGLLRIRTNDMRDAPSMQPNYLSTDLDRRTTVAGVRFARRIAAAEPMASLMKREVRPGADAQTDDELLQFCREYGQTIFHPSGTAKMGVASDPLAVVDERLRVYGTRGLRVVDCSIMPTLVSGNTNVPIVMVAEKASDMILADARADDRSRTAPREEVLTPH; encoded by the coding sequence ATGGCACGGAGTTTTGACTATGTCATCGTCGGCGCTGGATCGGCTGGCTGTGTCCTCGCCAACCGCCTCTCGGAAAACGGCCGCTACTCGGTGTGCCTGCTTGAAGCCGGTCCGCCCGACCGGTATCTGTGGATTCATATTCCCATCGGCTACGGCAAGACCATGTTTCACCCGGTCTACAACTGGGGCTTCAAGACCGACCCCGATCCGAACATGAACGATCGCCAGTTGTACTGGCCGCGCGGACGCACGCTCGGCGGCAGCAGTTCGATCAACGGGCTGATCTACGTCCGTGGTCAGAAGAATGACTACGATCACTGGAGTGCGCTGGGAAACCGGGGCTGGAGCTGGCAAGAGTGCCTGCCGTATTTCCGGCGGCTTGAACACAATGAGTTGGGGGCGTCGCCGACTCGCGGCGTGGACGGACCGCTCTGGGCTTCCACCATCAAGCAGCGTCATGAACTCGTGGACGCGTTCATTGCAGCATCGAACAAGATCGGAGTGCGTACGGTCGATGATTTCAATAGCGGCGATCAGGAAGGCGTCGGCTACTACCAACTGACGACGCGAAAGGGCTGGCGTTGTTCGACCGCGGTGGCGTACCTGAAGCCCGCGCGTCGGCGTCCGAACCTGCACGTGGAAACCGATGCGCTTGCGTCGAAGATTATTTTCGAAGGCACGCGTGCCGCTGGTATCCGCTACTTGCAGCATGGACAAATGCAAGAGGTGCGCGCGAATCGCGAGGTGTTACTTGCGGCTGGTGCGCTTCAATCACCGCAATTGCTGCAGGTCTCGGGCGTGGGTCCGGCCAAGCTGCTCGGCGACTTTGGCATTCCGGTGGTCGCGAACCGGCCGGGTGTCGGCGAGAATCTTCAGGATCATCTGCAAGTACGGCTGATCTATGAAGTCTCGCGGCCGATCTCGACCAATAACCTGCTGCATTCTTGGCGAGGCCGCGCGAAGATGGGCCTGCAATGGGCGCTGTTTCGCGAAGGGCCGCTTGCTGTGGGCATCAACCAGGGCGGGTTGTTCTGCCGTGCGCTGCCCGACGAGGCCAAGACGCCCGACATCCAGTTCCATTTTTCAACACTCTCCGCCGATTCCGCCGGCGGCGACGTCCACGCGTTTCCCGGCTGCACATATTCAATTTGCCAGTTGCGCCCGGAGTCTCGTGGCCTCTTGCGCATCCGTACGAACGACATGCGCGACGCACCGTCGATGCAGCCGAACTATCTTTCGACTGATCTCGACCGCCGCACGACGGTTGCGGGCGTGCGTTTCGCGCGCCGGATCGCTGCTGCGGAGCCGATGGCATCGCTCATGAAGCGCGAAGTTCGTCCCGGCGCAGACGCGCAGACCGACGACGAACTGCTGCAGTTTTGCCGCGAATACGGTCAGACGATCTTTCATCCGTCGGGGACGGCCAAGATGGGCGTGGCGAGCGATCCGCTTGCCGTAGTCGACGAGCGTCTGCGTGTATACGGCACGCGCGGATTGCGGGTGGTCGACTGCTCGATCATGCCGACGCTCGTCTCGGGCAATACCAACGTGCCGATCGTGATGGTTGCCGAGAAAGCCTCGGACATGATTCTCGCCGACGCCCGCGCCGACGACCGTTCCAGGACAGCGCCTCGCGAGGAGGTACTGACGCCGCATTGA
- a CDS encoding MFS transporter — MAVDNKVIRRVAFASVIGATVEWYDFFLYGVVAGIVFNKLYFPAHDPLVSTMLAYGTFAVGFVTRPLGGIIFGHFGDKVGRKSALICTLIIMGVSTAGVAFVPTYAQIGIWAPILLLALRVLQGIGLGGEWGGAVLMAYEYAPPNRRGLYASLPQIGLSIGLCLASGVVAAISKLLPESAFLSWGWRVAFAMSLALVVIGLYIRVKVMETPEFLALKRTRRDVKVPFIDMITRYRRSVLLGMGARWIDGVFFNIFAVFMIGYLTQHLAMSRTEALTGVMMAAIVMCFFIPLFGRMSDLLGRTRVYRWGSLICGLSVLPAFWLMENQAGNTMIVWLAIVIPFGIFYAMVYGPEAALFAELFDAEVRYTGISFVYQFSGIFASGLTPIIATALLRLNGGKPWAVCVYVVLSALLSAWCAHKMEPRTDTFDAVTRAH, encoded by the coding sequence ATGGCAGTCGATAACAAGGTTATTCGCCGCGTTGCATTCGCGAGCGTCATCGGGGCCACCGTCGAGTGGTACGACTTTTTCCTGTACGGCGTGGTCGCAGGGATAGTGTTCAACAAGCTGTATTTTCCGGCACACGACCCGCTTGTCTCCACCATGCTTGCCTACGGCACGTTCGCAGTCGGCTTCGTTACACGGCCGCTCGGCGGCATCATTTTCGGCCATTTCGGGGACAAGGTCGGACGCAAATCCGCGCTCATCTGCACGCTCATCATCATGGGTGTCTCGACTGCAGGCGTGGCCTTCGTGCCGACGTACGCGCAGATAGGAATCTGGGCGCCAATCCTGCTGCTGGCGTTGCGCGTGCTGCAGGGCATCGGGCTCGGCGGTGAATGGGGTGGGGCCGTGCTGATGGCTTATGAATATGCGCCGCCTAACCGGCGCGGACTTTACGCAAGCTTGCCGCAGATTGGTTTGTCGATCGGCTTGTGCCTCGCGTCGGGCGTGGTTGCCGCCATCTCGAAGCTGCTGCCGGAGAGCGCGTTTCTCTCGTGGGGCTGGCGCGTCGCGTTCGCCATGTCGCTTGCGCTAGTGGTGATCGGCCTGTATATCCGCGTCAAGGTCATGGAGACACCCGAGTTCCTGGCGCTCAAGCGCACGCGGCGCGACGTGAAGGTCCCGTTCATTGACATGATCACGCGGTATCGTCGCTCTGTGCTGCTCGGCATGGGCGCACGCTGGATTGACGGTGTTTTCTTCAACATCTTCGCCGTGTTCATGATCGGCTATCTCACGCAGCATCTCGCGATGAGCCGGACCGAAGCGCTTACGGGCGTCATGATGGCCGCCATTGTGATGTGCTTTTTCATCCCGCTGTTCGGCAGGATGTCGGACCTGCTGGGCCGGACGCGCGTGTACCGGTGGGGCTCGCTGATTTGCGGCCTCTCGGTGCTGCCGGCATTCTGGCTGATGGAGAATCAGGCGGGCAACACAATGATCGTCTGGCTCGCGATCGTGATCCCGTTCGGTATCTTCTACGCAATGGTGTACGGCCCGGAAGCGGCGCTCTTTGCCGAGTTGTTCGATGCCGAAGTCCGCTACACAGGCATCTCGTTCGTGTACCAGTTCTCGGGAATCTTCGCGAGCGGCCTGACGCCGATCATCGCAACGGCACTTCTTCGGCTGAACGGCGGCAAGCCGTGGGCCGTGTGTGTGTATGTGGTGTTGTCGGCGCTACTGTCGGCGTGGTGCGCGCACAAGATGGAACCGCGCACGGATACGTTCGACGCGGTCACCCGAGCGCACTGA
- a CDS encoding nuclear transport factor 2 family protein produces MTDSLTATSEVTADTLAAFSDAFNRHDAAALMDFMTEDCVFDTAGGNDIHGTRFTGRAAVQAAFEAVFKTFPDAHWGHGRHYVAGERGVSEWVFTGTHAEGWRIEAEGCDLFEFRDGLIAVKRAFRKERPKQTA; encoded by the coding sequence ATGACAGACTCGCTCACCGCGACATCCGAAGTGACGGCCGACACGCTTGCGGCCTTTTCCGACGCCTTCAATCGTCACGACGCTGCTGCGTTGATGGACTTCATGACAGAAGACTGTGTCTTCGATACCGCTGGCGGCAACGATATCCACGGCACTCGCTTCACTGGCCGCGCGGCCGTGCAAGCGGCCTTTGAAGCGGTCTTCAAGACCTTTCCCGATGCCCACTGGGGACACGGCCGCCACTACGTGGCCGGTGAACGCGGTGTGTCGGAATGGGTATTTACCGGCACGCACGCGGAAGGGTGGCGGATTGAGGCCGAAGGCTGCGATCTCTTCGAGTTTCGCGACGGGCTGATTGCGGTAAAACGCGCGTTTCGCAAGGAACGCCCAAAGCAAACTGCCTGA
- the tauA gene encoding taurine ABC transporter substrate-binding protein encodes MQHDKRSKFSRWFARPLHCVIAAATALATFVTIGLQPAHAEDKEVTIAYQQIVDPWVVAIANGSIEKETGYKINWRQFESGAKVATAMASGDVKVGVIGSSPLAAAVSQGVDLQLFWILDNINQAEAMVVRNGSGITKPADLKGKTIGVPFVSTTHYHTMFALQHWGINPSDVKVLNMQPNQIVAAWERGDIDAAYVWNPALAELKKSGRVLITSGDLSKLGKPTFDGIAVDRKWGEEHKDFMAKLVKAISDADNQYRSNAAQWNAGSPQAAAIAKMIGGTPAEVPGALALYAFPSLSDQVSAQWLGGGDSGRATMALKDTSEFLKGQKSINAVAPDYAKFVTPVYAEAATKLK; translated from the coding sequence ATGCAACACGATAAACGATCAAAATTTTCTCGGTGGTTCGCTCGCCCGCTGCATTGCGTCATTGCAGCCGCCACCGCGCTGGCAACGTTCGTCACCATCGGGCTCCAGCCCGCCCACGCCGAGGACAAGGAGGTCACCATTGCGTACCAGCAGATCGTCGATCCCTGGGTCGTGGCGATCGCCAATGGGTCCATCGAAAAGGAGACAGGCTACAAGATCAACTGGCGGCAATTCGAGTCCGGCGCCAAAGTAGCAACAGCAATGGCTTCGGGCGATGTGAAGGTCGGTGTGATTGGATCGAGCCCGCTTGCTGCGGCCGTGAGCCAGGGTGTGGATCTGCAGCTTTTCTGGATTCTCGACAACATCAACCAGGCTGAAGCGATGGTCGTGCGTAACGGCTCCGGCATCACGAAACCGGCAGACCTGAAGGGCAAGACGATCGGCGTCCCGTTCGTTTCGACCACCCACTATCACACCATGTTCGCGCTGCAGCACTGGGGCATCAATCCGTCGGACGTGAAGGTCCTCAACATGCAACCGAACCAGATTGTGGCCGCGTGGGAACGGGGTGACATCGATGCGGCGTATGTATGGAATCCGGCGCTGGCCGAGTTGAAGAAAAGCGGCAGGGTGCTGATCACCTCGGGCGACCTGTCAAAGCTTGGAAAGCCAACGTTCGACGGTATCGCGGTCGATCGCAAATGGGGCGAGGAGCATAAGGACTTCATGGCAAAACTGGTGAAGGCAATCTCTGACGCCGACAATCAATATCGTAGCAATGCCGCGCAATGGAACGCGGGTTCGCCGCAGGCGGCAGCCATCGCGAAGATGATCGGTGGCACGCCGGCTGAAGTACCGGGGGCGCTTGCGCTTTATGCATTTCCCTCGCTCTCGGATCAGGTGTCGGCGCAATGGCTCGGTGGCGGCGATTCCGGTCGCGCAACAATGGCTCTGAAGGACACGTCAGAGTTCCTGAAGGGCCAGAAGAGCATCAACGCGGTCGCACCTGATTATGCGAAATTCGTCACGCCGGTGTACGCCGAAGCCGCGACGAAGCTTAAGTGA